TCATCCGCCGGATTCGGCGTTCGTGGATCGGGAGCACGTCGGCCGCCGAGTAGTCGTTCATCACGGACACCCGGTCCAGCCGCGCGGACGGCATCAACGACAGTGAGTACCCGCGGTCACGCACCATCTCCACATTGCGCCGGAATCCGGCGAGTTCCCGGTCGGAGGCCTGCCCACGACGCAACCATTCGTCCACTTCATCCTCGTCCGCGTCGGCGTGGAAAACCGCGCCCAGCGGTGGAATGAGCGGAATGCGGTGGCCGACGGCGGCCCCGCCTCCCCGGCCTCCGTCACGTCCCGCCGTCATCACGAAGACCGCTTCGTCGCCCACCTTGGCGAGCACGCTGCAATCGGCCCCGACGTCGCGGGCGAGTGCTTCGAGCCGGTCCCGGACCGCTTCCGCCATCCGCACCCCCTCGATGAGGTCCGGATCGGCGGGAGCGGTCAACGACGGCAACGAGAACCGGCCGTATCCGCCCTGGAAGAACAGCAACGGCAACGTGGGACGTACGACCGCGAGGTCGCGCACCCGGCCCAGCACGATGTAGTGGTCGCCGCCGTCGAGCTCCCGTTCCGCCTCGCACTCGATCCAGCTCACCACGCCGTCGAGCACGGGTGACCCAGCCGGGGCGGGGGTCCACCTCACACCCGCGAACTTGTCGGCTCCCCGTGAGACGAAGGCCCGGCACAACTCCTGCTGATCGGCCGCCAGGACGTTGACGCAGAAGTACCGGCTCGTCCGGAGCCGGGAGTAGGTGTACGACCGGCGCATCGGCAGGTACGCGACGAGCGGCGGGTCCAGCGACACCGACGTGAAGGAACCGATCACCATGCCCACGGGCTCGCCCGTCTCGTCAATGGCGGTGATCACGGCGACCCCCGTCGGGTAGTGGCCGAGCGTCTCGCGGAACACCGCCGGGTCGATCGACTGCTGGCTGTCCATGTCCTCGGCTCCTTCCCTCAGCTCCGCGGAGCGGCGACGGCCTCGGCGGCCTTCGCCGCCGCGGTCTTCTCACCCGCCTTCTTGATGACCGCGTACACTTCGGACCGCAGAGCCGCGAACTCCGGAAGCGACTTGGTGGTGATCTGGTCCTGCGGGCCGGGGAGGTCCACCGACAGCATCGTCTCGACCTTGGCCGGCCTGCCGGAGAGCACCAGCACCGTGTCGGCGAGGTACACGGCCTCATCGATGTCGTGGGTCACGAGCATGATGGTGAGTCCCAGGTGGTCGCGCACCCGCAACATCAAATCCTCCAGATCGGCGCGGGTCTGGGCGTCCACCGAGGCGAACGGCTCGTCGAGCACGGTCATCCGGGGACGCGAGGCCAGCGCCCGCGCGATCGCCACCCGCTGCTGCATGCCTCCGGAAAGCTGCCACGGGTAGGAGTCGGTGACGTCCCGCAGCCCCACCTCGGCCAGGGCCTCCTCGGCCCGGCGGCGTCGCTCGGCCTTCCCGACCCCGGCCGAACGCAGGGGCAGGGCCACGTTGTCGAGCACCGACAACCACGGCATGAGGGACCGGCTGTAGTCCTGGAACACGATCGCCACGCCCTCCGGCGGGTCGTGGACCGTGGCTCCTTCGAACACGACCTCGCCCTCGCTGGCACCGAGCAGCCCGGTCAGGCACTGCAGCAGGGTCGTCTTCCCGACCCCGGAGGGACCGACGATGCAGACGAACTCCCCCGCGGCGACGGAGAAACTGAGGTCCCGGAAGATCCGGCGTTCCCCGTAGGAGTGTCCGAGGCCGCGGGCCTCGACGACGGTGTCACGCGGGGCGCCCGCCGCACCCGGCGTGGACTCGGCGGTTGTGGTCATCACTTGCCTCCGTGGTCGTGTGCGGTCATGCCCTTGTGCCATGCGAGCACTCGGTTCTCCACCAACGCGAAGACCTTATTGAGGAGATAACCGAAGACGCCGAGCGCGATGATCCCGGTCCACATCGCGGTGGTGTTGAACCCGCGCTGAGCGTCGAGGACGAAGTGGCCGATCCCGCCCGGTGCTCCCACCATCTCGGACATGACCATCGCAACGACCGAGATGGCCAGCGCGGTCCGGGCACCGGCGAAGATCTGCGGCGCCGCCGCGGGCAGCACGATGAAACGGACCCGGTCCCGCCACCGCAGCCGGTGGCTCGCGGCGACCTGGTGCAGCACCGGCTCGACTGACCGTACGCCGTCGATGGTGTTGAGCAGCACCGGCCAGGTGGCCACCAGGGCGATGAGGCTGATCTTCATGGCGGTGCCGAGCCCGAAGAACAACATCATCACGGGCAGGATCGCCACCCCGGGCGTGGCGCGCAGGAACTCGACGATCGGGCGCACCGCGCTTTCGAGCCAACCGACCATGCCCAGCAGCAGGCTGAGAGCGACACCGAGGACGACGGCGGCGCCGTAGCCGACCACGAGCCGTTGCAGGCTCGGCCACACCTCGGTGCGGATCCCGTCGACGATCCAGATGTCGCCGAACTCGTCGAGGATCCTGGACAGCGGTGGGTAGTAGAAGTTGACGCTGTCGGCGCTTGCGAACCACCAGATCGCCAACAACAGCAGGGGAACCCACAGTTCCATGAGGATCCGGCGCAGGATGCTCATCACCGCTTCCCCCTTTCCGAGGGGTGCCACCACAGGACCTTGCGCTGGGCCGTGACGAGCAGCCAGTTGAGGACGACCCCCAGCATCCCCGCGGTGAAGACGTAGCCGAACATGCGGTCGTTGTCGTTCACCGTCAGCGCGTAGTACAGCCGCTGTCCGATGCCGTCGGCTCCACCGAGGAACTCCGACGAAATGGTGATCAGCAGGCTGATCGTTCCGGAGATGCGCAGACCCGTCATGAGGAACGGCAGCGCGGACGGCAGATAGATGTCACGGACCCGGCTCAGACGAGTGAGCCGGAAGGCCTTGGCGACCGACCTCAACTGTGCCGACAACTGCTGGGTGGCGTACGTCGCTTGCACGAGCATCGGCCACACCGCGCTGAACACCACGAGTACCACGACCATCGTGCGGCTGGTGCCGAACTGCAACAGCACCACGGGCAGGATCGCCACGCCGGGCAGCGTGCGTCCGAAGTCGATGAGGAACCGGGTACTGCGTTCGAGGACGTGGAAGGAGCCGTTGACCAAGCCGATCGGCACGCCCACCGCGACGGCGAGGGCGAATCCGATCGCGGCGGAGGTGAGCGTGCTTCCCACCGCCGCCCAGTAGTCACCGGTCACCACCATGCCGGCCGCGGTCTCCACCAACCGCCACGGCGTCGGAAGCCCCACGGCCGAACCCCCGGTGATCGCGAAGAGGTGCCACACGACGCAGACGACCACCAGGGTGACCAGCTTCCCCACCACCGGAGCCGTTCGGCGTCCCGGTACGCGCCCGGCCCTCCGGTTCCGAGCCGTCGCGGGTTCGACACTTGAGGACGTACCGTCGCCACCCGCAAGCCTTCGAGTCATCACGTTGTCGTCCATGTCAGCGACTCGCGAGCATCTCGTCGGCGGACGGGGCGTCGTCGGCGTCGATGAGTCCGTACCGCAGAACCCGGTCGCGGGCGTTCTCGACGTCCTCCCTGCTGATCGGCTCCTCCCCGAACTTCTGGTAGACGGCCTTCTCCAGCAGCTCCGGGTCGGCGTCGATGTAGCTCGTGGCGATGCGGGGAGCCACCGAGGGGTCCTCGTTGAGGAGTTCGTTGGCCTTCAGGATCGCGGCGCTGAAGTCCTCGACCAGGTCCGGTCCGGCCTCGGCCGTCTCCTCCAGGGCGACGTAGGCGTACGCCAGCTCGCCCACCGCTCCGCTGACGAATCCGGACAGCAGCCTCACGTCGGGGTCGGCGCTCAACGCGGTTCCGGTCGGTTCGGCACTCGTGATCACGTCGACGCTGCCGGACTTCAACGCGGCGATACTGTTGGGAACCTCGATGAAGCGATGCGGGAGGAATCCCCTCCGGCCCGATCGACGGCCAGTCGGACGTCGATCCACAATTGACTCTTGGACTGTGGGATTCCGAAGACCGCGTTCTCGATGTCCGCGATCGAGGTGATGTCGCTGTCCTTCCTCACCCAGAAGTTCCCCACACCCAGGCCGCTCTCGTCGACCTCGGTGCCCACGGCTCCCGGCGCTACCATGACGATCGGCATTCCCTGGCTTCGGGCGATCGTCGGAGTACTGACGTCCATGAGAGCGAAGTCGATCTCGCCGCCCACCAGTTGCGGCATCGCGTCCGCCGGGGTGGTCGTGGTGACGAATTCGACGGTGAGTCCGACCTCGTCGAACATCCCTTCGAGTTCGGCGGTGCGCGCGCCGAGGGCGTTCAGACTCGGGAAGACCGCGACTCTCACGACGCCGTCGTCACGGGTGGCCGCGGACGACCCGCCTCCACAGGCGCCGAGCGCGAATGACAGCACGGCGGCGACCACGAGGGCCGTCGGCCGAAGCCGGCTTCGCCTGGTTTTCATAGCGCTCCTTTGCGCGAAGACATGCCAGTGATCACCCCGGTCGTGCCGTCCGAGGTGGTCGCTCTCACGGGCGGCGTCGGAGCCGGGGGTGCGGTACGACAGGTAGTTCGGGTAAGACAGGCAAGACGACACTGTCACCGCACGACGTGTTCGGAAACCGCAATTCCGTTCAGTGGGTTTGAGACCGTCGGTCGTCCGGTGGGCGCGGGCCGCGTCGATGTGCGGCCCCTCCACCGCGTGCGCCGAACCGTCACATCCGTACCTTCGGGTCGGGCTTTCCGCCGAAGGTGAGGGTTCCGTACGCCTCGTAGATGGGTTCGGCGACGTTGGCTCCGTGTCCCAGCGCCACGTGCGCGTCGAGCCAGAAGCGCTGGATCGGATTGTCCACTCGCATCGAGTTCCCTCCGGCGTGAGCGACCAGCCGGTCGAGCGCGGCGCCCGCCCTGTGGGAGATCCGAACCTGATTACGGCGCACTTCGGCGCGCAGTTCCAAAGGAATCGGCTTCCCCGACGCGGCCGCCTCGTAGAGCCGGTCCATGTCGTGAAGAAATTGCATTCGGCTGGCCTCGACGTCCGACGCGGCCTCGCCCAGAGCGTGAAGTTGTCGGGGATCGGTGGCGGCCTTGACTCCCCTGGCGGACACCCGGTTGCGCGTGTAGGCGACCCAGGCGGCCATTCCGGCCTCGACCGCGCCGAGGGTTCCCGCGGTGATCGCTCCACTGAACATCGAGTGGAAGGGCATCCGGTACAGCGGCACGTCACCACGCCCCGCCTGTCGCGCCGCCTCACCCGTTCCGAGGTCGGCGGGGTTGATGATCCGGTGGTCGGGGATGAACGCCTCGTTGACGATGACGTCCTTGCTTCCCGTGCCCTTGAGACCGACCACGTTCCAGGAGTCCTCGACGATGGTGTAGTCCGAACGCGGGATCACGAAATGCCGCAGACCGTCGGGCAGCACGGTGCCGTCGTCGTCGGTGAGCATGCCGCCGAGCACGACCCACTGACAGTGGTCGGTGCCGCTGGAGAATGGCCATCGGCCGCTGAAGATCCAGCCGCCGTCGGTGCGCCGCGCCCGTCCGATGGGGGCGTAGGGCGACGCGACCCAGGTGTCGGGGTCTCCGCCCCAGATCTCCTCCTGGAGCTTACGGGTGGCCTGCGCGAGTTCGAAGGCGTGGACGCCGACGACCGCGGAGACCCACCCCGCCGAGGGAGACCGGGAGCCGATGGCGAGCACCGCCTCGAAGAACTCGCGCGGGTGCCGTTCGTCGCCACCGAAGTCCTTCGGTTGCAGTGCCCGCACGATGCCGAGTTCGCGCAGGGTCTTCGCCGTCCGGTCGGGCAGGCGGCCGAGGTCGTCGGCCTCCTCCACCTGTTCGGTGAAGAAGTCGGCGAGTTCTTCGACGCGGTCGACCAAATCGCTCATGATTGTCCTTCCTGCTCGGGGAGGCCGAGGGCTTTCAGTTGTTGGCGACGAAGTCGCGCACGAGGCGGTTGAACTCCGCGGCGTGTTCGAGTTGGGCCCAGTGACCGCAGCGGTTGAGCAGCACCAGCCGGGAGTTCTCGATGATCGAGACGAGCCGCAGTCCGGCTTCGTAGTGCACGACCCGGTCGTCACGGCCGTGCACGATCAGGACCGGAGCGCCGATCGTCGCCAGTTCCTCCACGGACGCCTCCCCACGCCGCGGCCGACCGAGACCGGCGGCGAAATTCGCCAGGTGGTCGGGGTGACCGATGGCGTTCTCGTAGCGCTGTCGCGCGAGTTCCTCGGTGGCGAAGGCGGGGTCGAAGGTCATGATGTCGACCAGTTTCCGCATGATCTCCGGGGAGGGATTGCGGTAGCCCTCGTGCAGGATCTTCAGGCCCTCGGACGGCCCGCCACCGGGGCTGAAGATGCGGGGACCGGGTGCTCCCGCTCCCATCGTGACGACGTGCGAGACGCGGTCGGGGTGCCGGGCGGCGACCTTCAACGACGTGGCCCCGCCCATGGAGTTGCCCACGAACGTCGCCTTCTCGATGCCCAGGGCGTCGAGCAGATGAACGGCGGCGCTGACGTGGTCGCGTTCCTCGTAGGTGACGGGATCGGACTTGCCCCACCCCGGCATGTCGGGAGCGATGACCCGGTACTCCTCCGCGAGCACGGGCAGGTTCGGGCTGAAGTTGCTCCAGCCGGTCGCACCGGGCCCGCTGCCGTGCAGGAAGACGATGGGATGACCCGAACCCGCCTCGTTGAAGTGGATCTTGCCGCTGGCGGTCTCCACGAAGCGGCTGGTCTCGGTTTCCGACAGCTCGGCTGGCATGGACTTTCCTTTCGTCGATCACACAGCGGGCTCGACCACTGCGATGGACAAACAGCATCGGCACGTTCGGGGAGGACCGCAGCCCCTTCTCGCATCCTGTGGAAAGACCTCTGTGGATCTTCAGCCGCCGAGAGCAGCGACTCTCGCCCGAGACGACACTCACGGCGGGATGCGGTCGGCGAGAAGCGCGGCTCAGCGTCCGAACGCGGTCTTCCAGCGCTCGGCGTCGGCCTCGCCGTACTTGACCTCGTCCTCCGGAGGCATGACCCACACGCGGTCGGAGTCCAGGGGCGGAAGCGGGCGTCCGAGCGAGACCGGCGGGTCGACGTCGGTGCGAACGGAGTAGTCACCGACCTGTGTGACCACCCGCTGGCCACGCTTGGAGAGCGCGTAGTTGAGGAACACCTCCGCCGCCTCCGAGTTCTTCGCGGTCGCCGCCTTGCCCGCGAAGAAGCTGAACAGCACCAGGCCCTCCTCCGGTACGACGTAGTCGATCGGCGCACCGTCCTCGGTGACCGCCACGTTGACGGCCGCCGTCCCGGCCGTCGCCACCGCCAACTCGCCACGGGCCAGTGCCTGTTGGCGGCTGCCGCCGGTGTCGTAGACCGTGGGGTTCCGCTTCGCGAGTTCGGCCCAGAAATTCGGGTCGACCTTCTCGTGGAGGAAGCGGTTCAGCGCGACCGACGATCCGCCCGCGGTGCCGCTGACGAGACCGATCCTGCCGGAGTACTTCGGGTCGAGCAGGTCCTTCCACGACGTCGGTGCGTCCTCCTTCGCCACCTGCTGAGTGTTGTAGGCGAAGGTCACCACGACGTTGGCGAACTTGACGAAGTCCCCGTCGTTCAGCAACAGATCCTCGCGGCCCTCGACGGGAGTCGGGGTGTATGGCTCCCAGATCCCTTCCTCGGAGAGGGCGTCGGCGATCTCATAGTCGGAGATGACGATGACGTCGGCCGGAAGTTGCCCGGCGCCGGCCTCGGAACGGATGCGTTCGGACAGCTTGTTCGCGACGTCGCGAACGTATTCGACCTCGATTCCGGTGTCGGCGGTGAAGGCTTCGTTGAACGCCTGCTGGTTCGCTTCCTGGTAACCGGTGTACAGCGTGAGCGTCTGTTGTCTCGCGGCCTCGTAGGTCGCCTTGTCGGCGATGACCTCACCGTCGATGACGAGACCGTCGCTGGTGTCGATCCGAGCGTCGTCGGTGACGACGCTGCTTCCGTTCGCACTGCCGCCGCAGGCCGTGAGCACGGCCGACAGGGACAGCGCGATGCCGGAGGCGAACGCACCGTTGCGGATTCGCATGGGTCTGCCTTTCTTCGCATGACTGGGAGTGGCTCGTTCGTCGGTTCAGGTGCCCGTGTCCATGAAGCGTCGTTCCCGGCTTCCGACCACCTGGGCGGCGATGGCGATCGCCGCGATGACGACGACGAAGACGAGGCTGATGGCCGCCGAGAAGCTGACGCTGCCGTTCTCGAAACTGTGGAAGACGAGGATCGACAACACCCGAGTGTCCGATGTATACAGAAACAGCACGGCGCTCATCTCCCTCAGACCGAGCATCAGCAAAAGCAGCAGCGTCGAGACGATGCCGGTGCGCATCAGGGGGACCGTGATGGTCCGGATCGCCCGGAACCGCCGGGCTCCGAGGACGACCGCACTGTTCTCGAGATCGGCGTCCAGTTGCATCATCGACGCCGACACGCTCCGGTACGCCTGCGGCATCGTCACCGCGACGGTGGCGATGGCGAGGATCGCGAGTGTTCCGTACACGGGGAACGGAAGGGCCAGCCAGGCCCACAGGATGCCCATGCCGAGCACGATCTGGGGAATGGCCAGAGGCAGCATGCTGATCTGTTCGAGCAGTTGGCCGAGCCGGGACTTCGTGCGGTAGCGGACGTAGGACGCCGCGAACGCGATCGACGTTCCGAGCACCGCGGCGAGGACGGCCACCACGACCGAGTTGACGGTCGACGTCAGGAAGTCGGAGCGTCCGACGGCCTCGATCAGCCGCTCCGCGGTGAAACCCCCGCCGAACACGTCGGCGATACGGTTGACGTAGACCGATCCCGAGGTCGCGACGAGCAGCAGCACGAGAACCGGCAACACGACGGAGACCACGAAGTACAGCACGGCGAATCCCGTGGCGAGCCAACGTCCCCAGCGCAGCGGCACCGGACGCGGCCGGTTCCCCTTGCCGGTGAGGGTGGTGAATCGCTTCCGGTTGACCACGCGTTGCTGCGCGTAGGTCGCGACGACCAAGGCGGCGGTGAGGGCAATCGCGATTCCCGCGGCAGCGTTGGACCGCACCGGGGTGGTGGACATCAGCTCGTAGATGTACGTCGGGAGCGTGTCGATGCCGCCCGGATTGCCGAGGATCGCGTTGACCGGGAAGTTCTCCAACGCCAGGGTGAACGAGAGGATCGCGGCACCGGCGAGCGCGGGGACCGCCAGCGGCAACGTCACCGTTCGCAGTACGCGCCACAAGCTCGCGCCGTGGAGTGAGGCCGCCTCCTCCAGGTCGGCGTTCATCATGGAGAACGAGTTGTACGTGAGCATGAACGTGTACGGCGCGTAGTAGATGCCCAGGACGAAGATGAGACCCGCGTAGGAGTAGACGTCCACGGTGATCGGGATGCCGAGGTCGCGCAGGGCGATGTTGAGGTATCCGGACGTGGGGCTGGCCAGCAGCGCCCATGCCAACGCGCCGACGATCGCGGGCAGGAACATGGGCGCCATCCCCGCGACGAAGACGAAACGGCGCCAGGGAGCGTCGCTGCGGGCCGCGACGAACGCCAGACCGGCACCGACGACGAGCGACACGGCCGCCGCGCCCACCCCGATCACGACCGAGTTCAGCAGGCTCCCCAGCCCGTTCGAGGTCGCCAGGATCGCGAAGTTCTCCGTCGTGAACGACCCGATTCCCGTGCTTCCGGGCCGGGGCACCTCGGTCGTCAGCGCGGCGACGAGGATGAACGCCACCGGCAGGGCGACCAGCAGTGCCAACAGGGCGCCGATGACGCCGGAGGGAAGTTCTCGCCGGACGCGGGTCAGCATCGATCGGGCGGTGCTCACGACGCCACCCGTTCCCGGATCGCGGTGTCGCCCGACACGGCGGGACTCACGGCCTTCTCGGGCAGGACGCGGACCGCGTCCGGTGCGATCGAGACCCACACCCGTTCCCCGTTCGCGAACCGGGTGCCGCTTCGGGCGGAGGTGACCACGTCGAGTTCGAGCGTTCCGGCGATGCTCACCGTGTACCGGGTGCTCGTACCCTGGAAACCCGACACGAGAACCGTCGCGGGATAGGCGTTCGGACCACTGGGCCGTTCCGCCGAAAGTTGGACGTCCTCGCTGCGCACGCAAGCCTTGAGCCCACCCTCGCCGAGGCCCGGTTCGGACGTCGACGCGATCGCCAGATCAGTGCCCGTGATGTTCCAGCGCCCGGCTTCCGTGCCGACGACGTCGAACACGTTGGCCACCCCGAGGAAGTGCGCGACCGAGGCGCTCACGGGCGAGTGGTACATCGCGTCGGGTCGGTCCATCTGCACGATCCGGCCGTCCTGCATGAGCGCGATGCGGTCGGCGAGCGAGAACGCCTCCAGTTGGTCGTGGGTCACGTAGACGGCGGTCAGTCCCAGCCGTAGTTGGATCTCGCGGAGTTCGACGCGGAGCCTGTCGCGCAATCGAGCGTCCAGATTGGACAGAGGTTCGTCGAGCAGTAGTACCGACGGCCGCATGACCAGACTCCGGGCGAGCGCGACCCGCTGCATCTGGCCGCCGGACAGCAAGCTCGCCCCGCGATTCGCGAGGCTTTCCAGACCGACGAGTTCCAAGGTCCGGAGCACGCGTTGCCGGATCTCCGCCTTGGGAACCTTCTGCAGTTTGAGAGAGTAGGCGACGTTGTCGAACACCGTCATGTGCGGCCAGACGGCGTACGACTGGAAGACCATGCCCACGTTGCGCTTGTTCGGCGGGACGTTGATGCCCGCCTCGGCGTCGAACACCACGGTGTCGCCGATGGTGATGCGGCCCGCCGTGGGTTCCTCCAGTCCCGCGATACACCGCATCGTGCTCGTCTTGCCACAGCCCGACCGACCGAGCAGCGCGACGGATTCCCCGTCCCCGATCTCGAGATCCAGGTCGTGGACCGCGGTGACGTCACCGTAGCGGAGCTGAAGGTTCTCGATGGTGATCCTCATTGATCATGCATCTCTCTACTCGTAGTGGGTCCGGCCCGCGACGAGCACCGGCGTCACCACATCGCGATCCCGTCTCGGCCACCGGGGCGGCGTTCCCGGCTCGTCCGGTGAAGCGGCGAGCGCTCGCCGGGCGAGGGCCACCTCTCACCCGGCGAGCCGGTGCTCCGTCCCCGGCCCGCACCCCGGTCGCCGAGCACCCGGCAGGGCACATCGCGAGCAGCGAGCTCCGGGGGAACAGCGGTCGGAGCCTGCCCACGACGCGCACCTGCCATCCTTTCTCCGATCACGCTCGACGTGATCGTTCGCTGCGGTGGACTCAGCATCACCGCGGAGGACGAGTGACGCAGCCCTTTCTCGCACCCTGTGGAAATCCGACCCGCGACCCGCCGGGCGTCACCCACCGAGCGCGGCACCGATCCGACTCGCGGCGTCGGTCACCTTCTCCGTGATCTCGGGCAGTCTCTCAGCGGGCATCCGGCTGCTCGCGCCCGCCACCGACAACGCCCCGAAGACTCCCCCGCCGACGGCCCTCAGCACCGTGGCCACCGCGGTCAGACCGTCCTCCATCTCCCCCACCGACACGGCGACGCCCTCCCGGCGAAGCCGGGCGAGTTCCTCCGCGGTCGGCAGCTCGCTACCCCGGTACCGGGGCAACGTCTTCTCCACCTCTCGTAGCACTCGCTCCTCGGCGTGGGCGAGCAGCAACTTGCCCGCGGCGCCGTATCCCAGCGGCAACGGCGTGCCCACCGACGTCGCGGGCCTGAGCGTGTGCGGCGAGTCGACGGCCAGGACGCACACCCGGTGGCTCTCCTCGCGGACGTACAGGTGAACGCTTTCGCGAACCTCGTCCCGCAACCTGGTCATGATCGGTTCGGCGACGGCGCGAAGACCGAGGGAGCGATCAGCCAGGTGGCCCCACTGCACGAGCCGGTACCCCAGGGCGTACTCGCCGTCACCCGCGCGGCGGACCATGCCCAGGGCCGCCAGTTCGGTGAGCAGCCGATGGGTGGACGACTTCGGCATGGCAACGCTTTCGGCGACCGCACCCAATCGCATCGGCGCGCTGGCGCGCCCCAGCGTGTCGATGACCTGGACGGCTTTCTCGAGTACGGACATGCGCTAGCCGGCCGAGGGCATCGGGCTTGCGAGCCCCTTGGTGACCGCCTGCGCCGCGGCGAGGACCGCACGTCCGTGTCCCAGGACGTTGAGGCGTTCGGTGGGCACGACGAGGCAGATCGTGGAACGGATCGAACGGGTGTCGTCGAACAGCGGCGCGGCGAGCCACGACAGGGTTCCGGGGCCGGAACCACGCCGTACGGCCACGCCCGTACGGCGGATCTCCGCCAACTTTCGCCACAACTCGAAGTCCACGGTTCCTCCGGCCGCCCTCACCAGGTCGGCGGCCTCCTCGGACGGCAGGTACGCCAGGAACACCCAACCGGGCGCGGAATCGGTCACTCCGAGCCGGCGTGGCAACTGCTCACGCCGCACGTTCGCGTTGCCGGCGATGACGTCGGCCACCACCAACTGATCGCGGTCGCGGGAGGCCAGCAGAGTCGCCTCACCCGAAGCGGCGTGCAGGTCCACCAGGTGGGGCCGGGCGACGTCCTTGAGACGACGGGCGTCGGGCACG
The window above is part of the Saccharomonospora glauca K62 genome. Proteins encoded here:
- a CDS encoding ABC transporter ATP-binding protein is translated as MRITIENLQLRYGDVTAVHDLDLEIGDGESVALLGRSGCGKTSTMRCIAGLEEPTAGRITIGDTVVFDAEAGINVPPNKRNVGMVFQSYAVWPHMTVFDNVAYSLKLQKVPKAEIRQRVLRTLELVGLESLANRGASLLSGGQMQRVALARSLVMRPSVLLLDEPLSNLDARLRDRLRVELREIQLRLGLTAVYVTHDQLEAFSLADRIALMQDGRIVQMDRPDAMYHSPVSASVAHFLGVANVFDVVGTEAGRWNITGTDLAIASTSEPGLGEGGLKACVRSEDVQLSAERPSGPNAYPATVLVSGFQGTSTRYTVSIAGTLELDVVTSARSGTRFANGERVWVSIAPDAVRVLPEKAVSPAVSGDTAIRERVAS
- a CDS encoding IclR family transcriptional regulator; protein product: MAPVTADPRRRSVLGRAFDILECFTGDEPEQTIGSLCARTELPPGTVHRMLANLAEWGAVERAARGRYRLGRWLWRLGWDVPDARRLKDVARPHLVDLHAASGEATLLASRDRDQLVVADVIAGNANVRREQLPRRLGVTDSAPGWVFLAYLPSEEAADLVRAAGGTVDFELWRKLAEIRRTGVAVRRGSGPGTLSWLAAPLFDDTRSIRSTICLVVPTERLNVLGHGRAVLAAAQAVTKGLASPMPSAG
- a CDS encoding IclR family transcriptional regulator, producing the protein MSVLEKAVQVIDTLGRASAPMRLGAVAESVAMPKSSTHRLLTELAALGMVRRAGDGEYALGYRLVQWGHLADRSLGLRAVAEPIMTRLRDEVRESVHLYVREESHRVCVLAVDSPHTLRPATSVGTPLPLGYGAAGKLLLAHAEERVLREVEKTLPRYRGSELPTAEELARLRREGVAVSVGEMEDGLTAVATVLRAVGGGVFGALSVAGASSRMPAERLPEITEKVTDAASRIGAALGG
- a CDS encoding ABC transporter permease, whose translation is MSTARSMLTRVRRELPSGVIGALLALLVALPVAFILVAALTTEVPRPGSTGIGSFTTENFAILATSNGLGSLLNSVVIGVGAAAVSLVVGAGLAFVAARSDAPWRRFVFVAGMAPMFLPAIVGALAWALLASPTSGYLNIALRDLGIPITVDVYSYAGLIFVLGIYYAPYTFMLTYNSFSMMNADLEEAASLHGASLWRVLRTVTLPLAVPALAGAAILSFTLALENFPVNAILGNPGGIDTLPTYIYELMSTTPVRSNAAAGIAIALTAALVVATYAQQRVVNRKRFTTLTGKGNRPRPVPLRWGRWLATGFAVLYFVVSVVLPVLVLLLVATSGSVYVNRIADVFGGGFTAERLIEAVGRSDFLTSTVNSVVVAVLAAVLGTSIAFAASYVRYRTKSRLGQLLEQISMLPLAIPQIVLGMGILWAWLALPFPVYGTLAILAIATVAVTMPQAYRSVSASMMQLDADLENSAVVLGARRFRAIRTITVPLMRTGIVSTLLLLLMLGLREMSAVLFLYTSDTRVLSILVFHSFENGSVSFSAAISLVFVVVIAAIAIAAQVVGSRERRFMDTGT